A single Nostoc sp. PCC 7107 DNA region contains:
- a CDS encoding sensor histidine kinase: MPNSEFILIVDDNPTNLSVLSQALKNAGFAVRVAEDGESAIELVQHKPPALILLDVQMPRMDGFETCQKLKADPVTQSIPIIFMTALADTENKVKGLSLGAVDYIPKPFEQAEVIARVRMHLQLKQLTDNLEQRVTERTAALKQAQVQLVQQEKLSMLGQLVAGVAHEMNNPISCIVSNLPPAQEYVADLSTILQLCQQHYEQLPGVIQDAIAQTDLEFLLEDLPKLINSMQVSTQRIEDISVSLRNFARADTSVKVKFDVHEGLESTLLILRHRLKGFGARPEIQILRQYASLPKVECYPGQLNQVFMNILANAVDALEEIWQQGKQVDDSLTIKISTEISSPEYVTIRIADNGIGMTDEVKQRMFDSLFTTKAVGKGTGLGLAIAHQIVVEKHGGAIKVNSHFYQGTEFVIILPFQEQNLAFLS, translated from the coding sequence ATGCCAAACTCAGAATTTATTTTAATTGTTGATGATAATCCCACTAATTTGTCAGTCTTATCACAAGCACTAAAAAATGCAGGTTTTGCGGTGAGAGTCGCTGAAGATGGAGAAAGCGCCATTGAATTAGTGCAGCATAAACCACCAGCGCTAATTTTATTAGATGTGCAGATGCCGAGAATGGATGGTTTTGAAACCTGTCAGAAACTCAAAGCTGATCCTGTTACCCAAAGCATCCCAATTATTTTTATGACAGCGTTGGCGGATACTGAAAATAAGGTGAAAGGACTTTCTTTAGGCGCAGTTGATTACATTCCTAAACCCTTTGAACAAGCAGAAGTAATTGCCAGGGTGCGAATGCACTTGCAACTGAAGCAATTGACCGATAATCTTGAACAACGGGTAACAGAAAGAACAGCTGCGCTAAAACAGGCACAAGTGCAACTGGTACAACAAGAGAAACTGTCGATGCTTGGTCAGTTGGTAGCAGGTGTAGCCCATGAAATGAATAATCCTATTAGTTGTATTGTGAGTAATCTTCCTCCCGCGCAAGAATATGTTGCGGATTTGTCGACAATTCTGCAATTATGTCAGCAACATTATGAGCAACTACCAGGGGTGATTCAAGATGCGATCGCCCAAACAGATTTAGAATTTCTCTTAGAAGATTTACCAAAACTCATCAATTCCATGCAGGTTAGTACGCAACGCATTGAAGATATTTCTGTATCGCTACGCAACTTTGCCCGTGCTGACACATCGGTAAAGGTGAAATTTGATGTTCATGAAGGGCTTGAGAGTACATTATTAATTCTGCGCCATCGCCTGAAAGGTTTTGGGGCGCGCCCTGAAATTCAAATTCTCAGACAATATGCTTCGTTACCAAAGGTTGAGTGTTATCCAGGGCAACTTAATCAAGTATTTATGAATATCTTAGCTAATGCCGTTGATGCTTTAGAAGAGATTTGGCAGCAAGGAAAGCAAGTCGATGATTCCTTGACAATCAAAATCTCCACAGAAATATCCAGCCCTGAATATGTCACAATTCGGATTGCTGATAATGGTATTGGGATGACAGACGAGGTGAAACAACGCATGTTTGACAGCTTATTCACCACAAAAGCAGTTGGTAAAGGTACAGGATTGGGATTAGCGATCGCTCATCAAATTGTAGTCGAAAAGCATGGCGGTGCAATTAAAGTTAATTCCCACTTCTATCAAGGCACTGAATTTGTTATTATCCTGCC